One stretch of Flavobacteriales bacterium DNA includes these proteins:
- a CDS encoding agmatine deiminase family protein: MKKILFFLFISSVTFAQSLPKGFAPNERENGFLKSIGITENPYHNRSVSANISTEPPTEDVRTMAEWEEIQALTITWSTDYNIQEEAILTQIVENAIEQAQVVIVCDDENTVESYLQNQGINTENVSYIKTDFNNIWIRDYGQNTVYKNDVGEAILVDWIYNRNRPYDDLVAEKVAEFFDMNMHNTTQDPWDLMATGGNFMSDGMGTAFSSELIIDENSGGYAWQAFGENVFYPNHSQDDINDILQEFMGINNYIIMENLPFDGIHHIDMHMKLLDEETLLIAEYPEGVADGPQIEANLQYVLDNYNSAFGTPYKVIRIPSPPSSTGNYPDNNGYYRTYTNSVFVNNTLLVPFYRTEYDTIAQRIYEDALPGYNVVGIDVDNQGANLISYSGAIHCITHSVGVDEPLLIQHQSLEDTYPLDEYNITASIQHNSGIASASLFWTTDLEQGYQEIQMTNTQDNNWQGNISANIEAPNKVFYYIQANANSGKFLNRPLPAPQGYFDFNVLENNATNILTKTKISNVEMSVYPNPASAISCIPINSDKVFNGKLSIQNVMGQEVALIHNGEFVKGQKNFFIHANHFPKGMYFIVLENEGILLKEKLLIQ, translated from the coding sequence ATGAAAAAAATTCTGTTTTTTTTGTTCATTTCATCAGTAACATTTGCACAATCTTTACCCAAAGGTTTTGCTCCTAACGAAAGGGAAAATGGGTTTCTCAAAAGCATTGGAATAACAGAAAACCCTTACCACAACCGATCTGTTTCGGCAAACATAAGTACAGAACCCCCTACAGAAGATGTACGTACAATGGCTGAATGGGAGGAGATACAAGCCCTAACTATCACTTGGAGCACCGACTACAACATTCAAGAAGAAGCTATTCTTACTCAAATTGTAGAAAATGCTATTGAACAAGCTCAAGTCGTTATTGTATGTGACGATGAAAATACCGTTGAATCTTACTTGCAAAATCAGGGTATAAACACCGAAAACGTAAGTTATATAAAAACCGACTTTAACAATATATGGATTAGAGACTACGGACAAAATACCGTCTATAAAAACGATGTAGGAGAAGCTATTCTTGTGGATTGGATTTATAACAGAAACAGACCTTATGACGACTTAGTAGCTGAAAAAGTAGCTGAATTTTTTGATATGAATATGCACAACACTACTCAAGATCCTTGGGACTTAATGGCTACAGGTGGCAACTTCATGAGTGACGGAATGGGCACTGCTTTTTCTTCAGAATTGATTATCGATGAAAATAGTGGCGGATATGCTTGGCAAGCATTTGGCGAAAATGTTTTCTACCCTAATCATTCCCAAGATGACATAAATGATATTTTGCAAGAATTTATGGGCATCAACAACTACATCATTATGGAGAACTTACCCTTTGATGGCATACATCACATTGATATGCATATGAAACTTCTTGACGAAGAAACGTTATTAATAGCCGAATATCCTGAAGGTGTAGCCGACGGACCACAAATTGAAGCTAACCTACAGTATGTGTTAGATAATTACAATTCTGCTTTTGGCACTCCGTACAAAGTTATTCGCATTCCAAGCCCACCAAGTTCTACAGGTAACTACCCTGACAACAATGGCTATTATAGAACATATACCAATTCTGTTTTTGTGAATAATACTCTACTCGTTCCATTCTACAGAACAGAGTACGATACCATAGCACAACGTATCTATGAAGATGCATTACCAGGCTATAACGTTGTAGGTATAGATGTCGATAACCAAGGAGCAAATCTAATTTCTTATAGCGGTGCTATTCACTGCATTACGCACTCAGTAGGCGTTGATGAACCATTACTTATTCAGCATCAGTCTTTAGAAGACACCTATCCATTGGATGAGTATAATATAACGGCTAGCATACAACACAACAGCGGTATAGCTTCTGCATCTTTATTTTGGACAACTGACCTTGAGCAGGGCTACCAAGAAATTCAAATGACAAATACACAAGACAACAATTGGCAAGGGAATATATCTGCCAATATTGAAGCTCCAAATAAAGTCTTTTATTACATTCAAGCAAACGCTAATTCAGGCAAATTCTTGAATCGTCCTTTACCAGCACCTCAAGGTTATTTTGATTTTAATGTTTTGGAAAACAATGCCACAAACATTTTGACTAAGACTAAGATTTCTAATGTTGAAATGAGCGTCTACCCTAATCCCGCTAGTGCAATAAGTTGTATTCCAATAAATTCTGATAAAGTCTTTAATGGAAAGCTAAGTATACAAAATGTAATGGGACAAGAAGTAGCCTTAATTCACAATGGTGAGTTTGTTAAAGGGCAAAAAAACTTCTTCATTCACGCTAATCACTTTCCTAAGGGTATGTATTTTATAGTACTAGAAAATGAGGGAATCCTTCTAAAGGAAAAATTACTTATTCAGTAA